The following are encoded in a window of Urocitellus parryii isolate mUroPar1 chromosome 7, mUroPar1.hap1, whole genome shotgun sequence genomic DNA:
- the Slc7a13 gene encoding solute carrier family 7 member 13, which translates to MDKEKKIQLKRNFGYFRGTSFLIINIIGAGIFVSPKGVLEYTCMNVGLSLCVWAICAVLSLTESLCFAEIGITFPYSGAHYYFLKRCFGPLIAFLTLWTSLFVGPAVIATQALLLAEYSIQPFYPSCLTPKLPKKCLALAMLWSVGILNSRGVREAAWLQMVSTMLKVAILGLISLSGVFMLVRGKKENVERFQNAFDGEFPDISQIIEAIFQGYFAFSGGGNLSFIAGELKKPSKTIPKCIFTAIPLVTVLFLLVNISYLTVLTPREILSSDAVAITWTDRMIPQLTWIIPFAISASLYSNILVNVLDSTRVTYIAGQQGQLPLLFNTLNIHSSPLMSVLLIVALASTVIVLTNLIELINNLYFMISIWTVLTMMGILKLRYQEPNLHRPYKVFLPFTFITMAISLGMVLIPLVKSPKMHYIYVFLFLLSGLLFYIPLVYFKLKLVWFEKMTCYLQLLFNVCIPDVSDEETEVDT; encoded by the exons ATTTCAGGGGCACAagctttttaattattaatataattggTGCAGGGATTTTTGTGTCTCCTAAAGGGGTTTTGGAGTATACTTGCATGAACGTGGGCCTCTCCCTGTGTGTTTGGGCCATCTGTGCCGTGTTGTCCTTGACAGAATCTCTCTGCTTTGCAGAGATAGGAATAACCTTCCCATACAGTGGAGCTCACTATTATTTTCTCAAGAGATGCTTTGGCCCCTTGATCGCTTTCCTGACACTTTGGACAAGCTTGTTCGTGGGGCCAGCGGTAATTGCTACCCAAGCCCTGCTTCTTGCTGAGTACAGCATCCAACCTTTTTATCCCAGCTGCTTAACACCAAAACTACCAAAGAAATGTCTAGCCCTGGCCATGTTGTGGAGTGTGGGAATTCTGAATTCTCGAGGTGTGAGAGAAGCAGCCTGGCTTCAGATGGTAAGCACAATGCTGAAAGTGGCCATACTTGGCCTTATTTCCCTCAGTGGAGTGTTCATGCTGGTGAGAGGCAAGAAGGAGAATGTAGAAAGATTTCAGAATGCTTTTGATGGTGAGTTTCCAGACATCTCCCAGATAATAGAAGCCATCTTCCAAGGATATTTTGCATTTTCAGGCGGGGGAAACTTATCGTTCATAGCAG GGGAGCTGAAGAAACCCAGCAAAACCATTCCCAAATGCATATTTACAGCAATACCTCTGGtgactgttttgtttttactggtTAACATTTCCTACCTGACTGTTCTGACACCCAGAGAAATTCTCTCTTCAG ATGCTGTGGCTATTACATGGACTGATCGAATGATCCCCCAATTAACATGGATTATTCCTTTTGCTATTTCTGCTTCATTATATAGCAACATTCTGGTTAATGTGCTTGACTCAACAAGAGTGACATATATTGCAGGCCAACAAGGCCAGCTGCCTTTGTTATTTAATACACTTAACATTCACTCCTCTCCACTAATGTCTGTACTACTAATTGTTGCTCTAGCATCCACTGTGATTGTCTTAACAAACCTAATTGAACTGATAAACAATCTTTATTTCATGATTTCTATATGGACCGTATTAACAATGATGGGAATACTAAAACTGAGATACCAGGAGCCGAATCTACATAGACCTTATAAG GTGTTTTTGCCATTTACATTCATAACAATGGCCATCAGCCTGGGCATGGTTTTGATACCATTGGTAAAGTCTCCCAAGATGCATTATATctatgtctttttgtttcttctcagtGGATTGCTGTTTTACATAcctttagtatattttaaattgaagttGGTTTGGTTTGAGAAGATGACTTGCTATTTACAATTACTATTTAATGTTTGCATTCCTGATGTATCTGATGAAGAGACAGAAGtagatacttaa